In the genome of Rhodoplanes sp. Z2-YC6860, one region contains:
- the crcB gene encoding fluoride efflux transporter CrcB produces the protein MNFLGSNLVAGFAIVFLGGGIGAATRHGFNLLGLRMMGPDFPYATIFINITGSIVMGLCAAYFAFKGDATQHLRLFMTTGILGGYTTFSAFSLDAALLYERGQLGLAAFYVIGSVVISIAGLFAGLAIVRNLT, from the coding sequence ATGAATTTCCTCGGCTCGAATCTCGTGGCGGGCTTCGCCATCGTGTTTCTCGGCGGCGGCATCGGCGCCGCCACCCGCCACGGCTTCAATCTCCTGGGGCTTCGGATGATGGGCCCCGATTTTCCTTATGCGACGATATTCATCAACATCACCGGCTCGATCGTGATGGGGCTCTGCGCGGCCTATTTCGCGTTCAAAGGCGACGCGACGCAGCATTTGCGGCTGTTCATGACCACCGGCATCCTCGGCGGTTACACGACGTTCTCGGCGTTCTCGCTCGACGCGGCCCTGCTCTACGAGCGCGGTCAGCTCGGACTCGCTGCGTTCTATGTGATCGGCTCGGTGGTCATTTCGATCGCGGGCCTGTTCGCAGGCCTCGCCATCGTGCGCAATCTCACCTGA